Below is a window of 'Nostoc azollae' 0708 DNA.
GGTTAAAACTCATGACGGTAATTTTCATTAGTTTCTTTAATTTAATTAATCTTAAAAAGAATATATATATTGAGCCTACATTTTATAGTTATGGAATAACTTAATTAGGGAGACTTAAACAAAAATTCAAAATTCAAAATTGCCATGAGGCTTGAGTAGACACAAATTCCCTGATAGACTTTAGCTGCAAAAATCAAAAATAAGACGAATTATCTAATCAAGCCTCAATTCAATAATGTGTTCATGAATTGCTCTTAGTATCGAGAGTTTAAACTTTAGAGCCTTCCGGTGGTTCAAACTTGTAACCATAACCCCGTACTGTTTTGATAAATTCTGGTGTACTAGAGTCAACTTCCATTTTTTTACGCAGCTGACCAATATGCACATCTACAACTCGTCCATCTCCCACATAATCACAACCCCAAATTTTTTGGATTAGTTGCGGACGACTCCAAGCTTGACCGGGATGACTGGCTAAAAAATGTAAGATATTAAACTCTAAAGCAGTTAAGGCTAAAGGTTTATCGTTTAGTGTCACTTCTCGACCTTCTGGGTTAATTGCCAGTTGTTTAAAAACAAGGCGTTGTGATTGACTAGGGTGGATGTAACGAATTCGTCTTAAAAGTGCTTCTACTCTAACTTCTACTTCTGCTAAGCTAAATGGTTTAGTCATGAAATCATCTGCACCTGCTGCCAAAACGCTAATTTTATCAGCCTCATCATTCCGGCTAGTAAGTATCAAAACTAAAACATTTGTACGACTTTGCATTTCTTGACAGAGTTTATAGCCATTAACATCTGGTAAATTCCAATCCAGAATTACCAAAGCTGGATTGAATTGTTCAAATAATGCCATAGCACTCTTACCATCTGCGGCCGATTCTATTCGATATTTTCGACTGAGAAACCGATAGACGAGATTTCTGACACTGAAATCGTCATCGACAATCATAATCTTAGGGGTAGTCATGGGAAGCGTATCCATAGTGCAATGCAGTCTGTTTATTGATTTATTGATTTTCTGTAGCGATAGATGAGTTTAGGTGTTCTTTTTGAAGAGTATATTTGCTCCTACTATAAACTAAGTATGAAAAATGTTGTAATCTTCGTAAACACTTAATTTTTCCGGAAATTTATGCAAACTTCATAATAAAGCTTCTAAAATGTATCGGTAATGTATGATTTTGGTATTTTTTTTTAAAATTTTGGTATAAATTTACAATATCTTGAAAACTAGGCGCACCAGTGATGCTAAGTACATTAGGCGATCACGCAAAAAATAAATAAGCGTATTATGTACATATATAAAAAAATGGCTGCAACAAAAACAGCGAGTAATACAGAAGAGTTAAAACGCACTAAAATTTCTCATCCGTTCTGGTATACACAGTTAATATTTACTGCGTATACAGCAGGAGTCAGGAGTCAGGACTAAAACTCTCTTTTTCTCTAGGTTTCAATTTAGATTCTGTACCTCATTGATCTGCAATCTCTTGTAGTTTGTCGTCACACTATATTTGATAAATTCTAAAAAATTTTATTATTTAGATTAATTTTAATTTGCTCAAATCCCAAAGGATTTTTTATCATTTTAATATATCTCAAGAGAGATTTTGCCAGGCTTATAGCTGAAGAAAGATAAAGGATTTTTTATCATTTTAATATATCTCAAGAGAGATTTTACCAGGCTTATAACTGAAGAAAGATAAAGGTAGTGTTTAGATTTTGTTAAGTTTTTGTTAACCTACTCGATATGAAAAGCTATGGCTAACAATCTCATGAGTGGCATTATTGCCCAACAGCCACCAATAGAGGCTGAGTCTGATGTTCATGTAGTTAAGTCTCGCCTGGAATGGGGTGAACCAGCGTTCACAATTTTGGATGTGCGCGATCGCTCAATCTATAATGAAGGTCATATTATGGGAGCAATGTCTATGCCCATAGATGAACTAACAGAGCGTGCAGCAATATCTTTAGATACCAGCCGCGATATTTACATTTACGGCACTAATGATGGACAAACTACTCAAGCTGCCCAAATATTACGTTCCGCTGGATTTAAAAATGTATCTCAACTCAAAGGTGGCTTTGGTGCATGGAAAGCGATTGGTGGCGCAACAGAAGGAATTATAGAATCAAGAACTCCCGCAGCTGCAGATGATTACAATGTTGTCTCCCGCATTCAAAATCATATAGAGACTCAGCAGAAGTGATTGGGGATTGGGGACTGGGAACTGGGAGGAGATAGGAGAAAATCAATAATTACGAATTACTAATTATTCCTAGTGTTCAAATAAATCTTTGAATTGTAATAAATCCAAAGAAACTAATGTTGGTAGAACTTGAAAACATTGTTGAGCAAGTTCCCAACGTCCTTCTCGTTCCAGCATTTGGGTGAGCTTTTGTTGTACATTGAGTAAGTAGCGCACATCATTGGCGGCGTAACTCAGTTGCGTCTCAG
It encodes the following:
- a CDS encoding response regulator transcription factor; the encoded protein is MDTLPMTTPKIMIVDDDFSVRNLVYRFLSRKYRIESAADGKSAMALFEQFNPALVILDWNLPDVNGYKLCQEMQSRTNVLVLILTSRNDEADKISVLAAGADDFMTKPFSLAEVEVRVEALLRRIRYIHPSQSQRLVFKQLAINPEGREVTLNDKPLALTALEFNILHFLASHPGQAWSRPQLIQKIWGCDYVGDGRVVDVHIGQLRKKMEVDSSTPEFIKTVRGYGYKFEPPEGSKV
- a CDS encoding rhodanese-like domain-containing protein — protein: MANNLMSGIIAQQPPIEAESDVHVVKSRLEWGEPAFTILDVRDRSIYNEGHIMGAMSMPIDELTERAAISLDTSRDIYIYGTNDGQTTQAAQILRSAGFKNVSQLKGGFGAWKAIGGATEGIIESRTPAAADDYNVVSRIQNHIETQQK